In Fimbriiglobus ruber, a single genomic region encodes these proteins:
- the cas10 gene encoding type III-B CRISPR-associated protein Cas10/Cmr2 has translation MSLDSGKALLSFKLGPVQPFIESARTLRDLWAGSYLLSWLTAHAMKPVIEKCGVDAFITPHVTDENPLLRAVRRNGPTHDPAATLSCLPHTFAAEVPAAEAKALGEASIKACAAEWKAIADAVKAELQKVINDAYPGWNRDWDAQIASFFEFRCVTLPFSKETADALERLKVPEDTSQETDEDKLWSREWNLLGALMDVSRSVRHVPPYVPVGDNNRYPVKCSLLGSFEQMGLAELKASNEFWAKLTKLKPDRSNSPGWDGLDGTRLQSRDKLCAVSLVKRFAWPAYFAKTPRHTGRLGVHVHELKFADTATIAAARWLPSPDELPDADDEDVGFGKADWRTLSRWSGQWLHWATPNQDPDEKPCPKSIWDDIQAQKSIRGRPPAYYALLHLDGDNMGEFFQGEKGKAFGSGKVRFRSVTEQLTRFSLKDVKRIVEDDHSGELIYAGGDDVLAILPTETAVACARDLHAAFRAEKCLRKDATLSGGIAVVHYKEDLRFALHEAREAEKAAKKIGRQHGNKDAKNALAIAVCRRSGEHASVVMGWGQTDLLTQLVTDFRAGASDRWAYKLRTELPTLETLPLGAGKSETLRLVGRSEAAPDGFKERIEKLFDHYRDEMQSADRNWPPADVLKGFVTLCQSASFLARGRD, from the coding sequence ATGTCGTTAGACTCAGGCAAAGCGTTATTGTCGTTCAAGCTCGGGCCGGTGCAGCCGTTCATCGAGTCGGCCCGCACGCTGCGCGACCTGTGGGCCGGCAGCTACCTGCTGTCGTGGCTCACGGCCCACGCGATGAAGCCGGTGATCGAAAAATGCGGCGTGGACGCGTTCATCACGCCGCACGTCACAGACGAGAACCCGCTGCTCCGCGCGGTACGACGCAACGGCCCCACGCATGATCCCGCCGCGACGCTCTCGTGCCTGCCACACACATTTGCGGCAGAGGTGCCGGCGGCGGAGGCCAAGGCACTGGGTGAGGCGAGTATTAAAGCGTGTGCGGCCGAATGGAAGGCCATCGCCGACGCGGTGAAGGCGGAACTTCAAAAAGTCATCAACGACGCATATCCGGGCTGGAATCGTGACTGGGACGCTCAGATCGCGAGTTTCTTTGAATTCCGTTGCGTGACGTTGCCTTTCTCGAAGGAAACAGCGGACGCACTCGAGCGTTTAAAGGTGCCGGAAGATACTTCCCAGGAAACGGACGAAGACAAACTCTGGTCGCGGGAGTGGAACCTGCTCGGGGCGTTAATGGACGTGAGCCGGTCCGTGCGGCACGTGCCGCCATATGTCCCGGTGGGCGACAATAATCGGTACCCGGTGAAGTGCAGTCTGCTCGGAAGCTTCGAGCAGATGGGGCTCGCGGAGTTGAAGGCCTCGAACGAGTTCTGGGCCAAGCTTACGAAATTAAAACCGGATAGAAGTAACTCGCCGGGCTGGGACGGCCTTGATGGCACCCGTCTGCAAAGTCGAGACAAGTTGTGCGCGGTCAGTTTGGTGAAGCGGTTTGCATGGCCAGCGTACTTCGCGAAAACGCCGAGGCACACCGGCAGACTTGGCGTCCATGTTCACGAACTAAAATTCGCGGACACGGCCACCATTGCGGCCGCCCGGTGGTTGCCGTCCCCCGACGAACTTCCCGACGCGGACGACGAGGACGTGGGCTTCGGGAAAGCCGATTGGCGGACGCTCAGCCGGTGGAGTGGTCAGTGGCTGCACTGGGCGACCCCGAATCAAGACCCGGACGAAAAGCCCTGTCCGAAATCCATCTGGGATGACATTCAAGCGCAGAAATCGATTCGGGGACGCCCGCCCGCCTACTACGCGCTCCTGCACCTGGACGGCGACAATATGGGCGAGTTCTTCCAGGGTGAAAAAGGCAAAGCCTTCGGAAGCGGCAAGGTGCGGTTCCGGAGTGTGACTGAGCAATTGACCCGGTTTTCTCTGAAAGATGTCAAGCGCATCGTGGAGGACGATCATTCCGGCGAGTTGATCTACGCCGGCGGCGACGACGTCCTCGCGATCCTGCCGACCGAGACGGCCGTCGCCTGTGCCCGCGACTTACACGCGGCGTTCCGGGCGGAAAAATGCTTGCGAAAGGACGCGACTCTGAGCGGCGGCATCGCGGTCGTCCACTACAAGGAAGACCTCCGGTTCGCGCTTCACGAGGCCCGCGAGGCCGAGAAAGCGGCAAAAAAGATCGGCCGCCAGCACGGCAACAAAGACGCGAAGAACGCCCTGGCGATCGCCGTCTGTCGCAGGTCCGGTGAGCACGCGTCGGTCGTGATGGGGTGGGGGCAAACGGATCTCCTGACGCAACTGGTGACGGATTTTCGCGCCGGCGCGTCGGACCGGTGGGCCTACAAACTACGGACCGAACTTCCGACGTTGGAGACGTTACCCCTGGGTGCGGGTAAAAGCGAAACATTGCGTCTGGTCGGGCGATCTGAAGCGGCACCGGACGGATTCAAGGAACGGATCGAAAAATTGTTCGACCACTACCGGGACGAAATGCAATCGGCCGACCGCAACTGGCCGCCCGCCGACGTCCTGAAAGGCTTTGTCACGCTCTGCCAGTCGGCGTCATTCCTGGCGCGGGGGAGGGACTGA
- a CDS encoding sigma-70 family RNA polymerase sigma factor has product MSGWEATGELSAEAIAPLVRKIAAQVARGGTRTQQDEFVAEALSELFVCRAKSPPRIASYDPTRGSLEPWLAGTLKNVWLSRLRAASSEPDNSFVSLDPTRTADHSPAILPWHHAADLLDILFNAADEDRIASWPPRERVELMCMSGLFVKLTETVWGQYLRDYESCTSIPLARPFPPAAVLAAENPADRTRPLAAALGLKSNTLSVRWMRAHQRLGELDVIRELRDAAGQGEQS; this is encoded by the coding sequence ATGTCGGGCTGGGAGGCAACAGGCGAACTTTCCGCAGAAGCGATCGCCCCTCTCGTGCGCAAAATCGCCGCTCAGGTGGCACGAGGGGGTACGCGCACCCAGCAGGACGAGTTCGTCGCGGAGGCACTGTCGGAATTGTTTGTATGCCGGGCAAAATCTCCGCCACGGATCGCGTCCTACGACCCGACACGGGGTTCCCTCGAACCGTGGCTGGCGGGCACGTTAAAAAACGTCTGGTTGTCGCGGTTGCGAGCGGCGTCGAGCGAGCCGGATAATTCGTTCGTTTCGCTCGACCCAACTCGCACCGCCGACCACTCCCCGGCCATTCTCCCGTGGCACCACGCGGCCGACCTGCTCGACATTCTTTTTAACGCAGCCGACGAAGACCGCATCGCAAGCTGGCCTCCGCGGGAGCGAGTGGAACTCATGTGCATGAGTGGGCTGTTCGTGAAGCTGACCGAAACGGTCTGGGGTCAGTACCTCCGCGATTACGAATCGTGTACGTCCATCCCGCTCGCCCGCCCGTTCCCGCCGGCCGCCGTCCTGGCCGCCGAAAACCCGGCCGACCGGACTCGCCCCCTGGCGGCGGCACTCGGCCTGAAGTCCAACACCCTCTCGGTTCGCTGGATGCGAGCGCACCAGCGTTTAGGCGAGTTAGACGTGATTCGCGAGTTACGCGACGCGGCCGGGCAAGGGGAGCAGTCATGA
- a CDS encoding transposase: protein MLLNAVLSRFLTATPLAVAARGALEYALATDAVDALFDQTVGPRAGRTLLFSTCVDLMSTVVCRIHPSIHAAARATPDLPVTVSDVYARRNRMPSAAGAALVRHTAARLEPVLRAMGGAAPDRLPGYRLKILDGNHVAKTPRRLQPLRDVAAGPLPGQTLVVLDPALGLALDIVCSDDGHAQERALLGPIVASVAPRDVWLGDRNFCTTGFAFGVSDRGGYFVLRRHASTLSWDHESDWQAAGRTATGTLTEQTLTLIGPGGATLVVRRVRLTLDRPTEDGDTVIEIVTNVPVAVADAGAIADLYLERWTVEPLFQRLTTVLQCEVNTLGYPAAALFGFGVAVACGNVYAVVAAAARVAHPTAAPLSDYHIGLEIATILPGLDIAVPADTWDVIREWSAAQMAAWLIAVARRAKVARYRAAKRGPKKPKPRRTRFAAKKHVATARILKDIRT from the coding sequence ATGCTCCTGAATGCCGTCCTGTCGCGATTCCTGACCGCCACCCCGTTGGCCGTCGCCGCCCGCGGAGCCCTCGAATACGCGCTCGCGACGGACGCCGTCGACGCTCTGTTCGACCAGACCGTCGGGCCGCGGGCCGGGCGAACCCTCCTGTTCTCCACGTGCGTCGACTTGATGTCGACCGTGGTGTGCCGGATTCACCCGTCGATCCACGCCGCCGCCCGGGCCACGCCCGATCTCCCGGTGACCGTGTCGGACGTGTACGCCCGCCGGAACCGGATGCCGTCGGCCGCCGGGGCGGCCCTCGTCCGGCACACGGCCGCCCGGTTGGAACCGGTCCTCCGGGCGATGGGCGGGGCGGCCCCGGATCGGCTCCCGGGGTATCGACTTAAGATCCTCGACGGGAACCACGTGGCGAAGACCCCGCGGCGACTCCAACCGTTGCGGGACGTGGCCGCCGGGCCGCTCCCGGGGCAAACCCTGGTGGTCCTCGACCCGGCCCTCGGGTTGGCCCTGGACATCGTGTGTTCGGACGACGGGCACGCCCAGGAGCGGGCTCTGCTCGGGCCCATCGTGGCGTCCGTAGCCCCTCGGGACGTGTGGCTCGGGGATCGCAACTTCTGCACCACCGGGTTCGCGTTCGGGGTGTCCGACCGGGGCGGGTACTTCGTCCTCCGGCGGCACGCGTCGACCCTGTCGTGGGACCACGAATCGGACTGGCAGGCGGCCGGGCGGACGGCCACCGGGACGCTGACCGAGCAGACGCTCACCCTGATCGGGCCGGGGGGCGCGACGTTAGTCGTCCGGCGGGTACGGTTGACCCTCGACCGCCCGACCGAAGACGGGGACACGGTGATCGAGATCGTGACTAACGTGCCGGTGGCGGTGGCCGACGCCGGGGCGATCGCCGACCTGTACCTCGAGCGGTGGACGGTCGAGCCCCTGTTCCAGCGGTTGACCACGGTCCTCCAATGCGAGGTCAACACGCTCGGGTATCCGGCGGCCGCCTTGTTCGGGTTCGGTGTGGCGGTGGCGTGCGGGAACGTGTACGCGGTGGTGGCCGCGGCCGCCCGGGTGGCCCACCCGACGGCCGCCCCGCTGTCCGATTACCACATCGGGTTAGAGATCGCGACCATCCTTCCGGGCCTGGACATCGCGGTCCCGGCGGACACGTGGGACGTCATCCGGGAGTGGTCGGCGGCCCAGATGGCGGCGTGGTTGATCGCGGTCGCCCGGCGTGCCAAGGTGGCCCGGTATCGGGCCGCGAAACGGGGGCCCAAGAAACCCAAGCCGCGGCGAACCCGGTTCGCGGCCAAGAAGCATGTCGCGACCGCGCGAATCCTCAAAGACATACGAACATAA